The genomic DNA GGCAGATTTTCATCACCAGGGAAAAGGGCAGTGATTCAGGGGTGCATCCCTTGAGAGATGATGAATTAGTTCTCCTCAAAGAACTCAGAGAGATGTTGCCCGATAGCAAATATATTTTCGTTTCCGAGCGTGGTGAGGTGATGTCCACTGATGCAGTGCGAAAGCTGCTTGGGCGGCTGGCGGCACAGGCTGGGCTTGATATCAAGGTACACTGCCACATGATGCGCCATGCTTGCGGTTACTATCTGGTGAATCAGGGTTATAACACTAGAGAGATTCAGGACTTTTTAGGACACCGCGATATCAAACACACGGAGAAATACACCAAGCTGAATGCTCGGCGCTTCCTGAATTTTGATTGGGGAGATTTGTGAAATGAAGTTGCCAATTATTTAAATTATGTTCGTACAGGGTTTTCAGACCAGGGTAAATTATCCGCGAACAAAAACTTAGGTATGATAAATTCCCCCAGTTATTTTTCAAACTGAATAAAACGGAGTTAAACGCCTCAAGCCTAAGAAAATTTACGCGGCGTTTTGTTTATTAGGTGTTGATTTTGACGGCTTTTTGACACAGACGGGTGTAACGGGCTAAACGCGTTTGCCTTAGAAAAATTCCCAGGAATTGAAGATTTTTTTAAATACTGTAAATTTATCGGTATTGTAAGAATTAAATTTTTTAATTCTCTTTATAAAGAATATTACTAAAAATAATTACGTTATTTTTTCTCACTTCTTATCAGTTTTCATCTACAATCAGTTTGTTAATATTTATTGGATTAAAAGGACTTCAGAAAATGGCTAAAATCCTAATTTCTGATCTGCATTCTGTTGGAGAAAAAGAAGTATTGCTGAGTGAGCTTTCGGATGAAGAAATGGCTACCATTCAAGGTGGTAGTAATGCTCCTGCTGAAGTCTTAGCAGTTTGCGCTGTTGGAGGAGCGGTACTTGGTGGGCCGGCAGGTTTTCTAGGTGGTGCTTTTGTTGGAGCTATTCTAGCAACAATAGTCGCTAGTCAGGAATAGGTTATTCAAGTATCAATTTAATTTTTAATTAAGCCTCTAATACATTTATGTGTTAAAGGCTTAATTTTTAGAAAAACGATTTTTGTAATTAATTTTATCTTTTTCGCTTGATTCAATGAAATGTCGTCTAATGATAGTATGACGACATCGGCAATTAGGGGGCTGGGAACATCACCCATCATTTACCGACAAAAGCCGTTTTAACTCCTGCTTTAAAACCTCCGGATCTGGCAAATAAAGTTGATATCTTGACACAAAAAGCTGATTAGAAATACCACCCTTAGCATACTCAACCAAAATCTCATCTTTATCTCGCGCCAACACAATCCCTATCGGCTCATTGTCATCCTCCATATTCTCCTCAGCCCGAAAATAATTTAGATACATATTCATCTGTCCAATATCCTGATGACTCACCGCTCGCGTCTTCAGATCGATTAAGACAAAACACTTGAGAATGCGATGATAAAACACCAAATCCACAAAAAAATGCGTGTTGTTTAACGTAATTCGGTATTGCTGCCCAATAAATGCAAACCCCTTGCCCAACTCAAGTAGAAACTTCTCCAACTCAGCAATTAAACGATTTTCTAACTCACTCTCACGATAATTGCGGTCTGGTAAATCCAAAAACTCGAACACATAAGGATCTTTGACCACATCCCGCGCCGACTCGATCCGTTGCCCATCTTTAGCCAGTGCCAAAATCTCCGCCCGATCCTTACTCAACGCCACCCGCTCAAACAAAGCCGAATCCTTCTGGCGTTTCAACTCCCGCACACTCCAGCGATCTTGGATGCACTGCTGCTCATAAAATGACCGCGCCAAATCATCGGAAATAGCTAAAAGCTCCGTATAGTGCGACCAACTCAATTTGCCAGACAGTGTTTGGCAATTCTCATAGTTCAAATAAAACAGACGCATATACTGCAAATTAGAACGGCTAAACCCTTTACCATACGCCGCTTTCAAATCTCGTGAAAGCACCTGTAACAACTTACTGCCATATTCTGCCCGTTCCTTGCCCGCTTGCTCAAACTCGACAATATAACGCCCAATCTGCCAGTAAGTTTCTACTAAAACTGAATTAACCTGCTCAAAAGACCGTTGTTGCCCTAACGCCAAACACTCACCAATGCGATCTAACAACTGCTGATATGAACCATCATTAACCGTTAAATCACTCATAACTCAAACCCCAACGAGAGCCAACTGCGTCTGAAATCTCCAAACAGTTGTAATAATGTAATTATGTAAATAAGTACAAATGTAATAATGTAATTTATTACATTAGCTTTTTAGCTCCTCCTCAACTAGAGCAATCATATATTCCTTAATGGTCATGCCTTTTTTGGTAGCACGGATTTTAATCTCCTGGTGCTGTGCCTCTGTAACTTCAAAAGTAACTCGCTTGCTTTTGCCGTTGTTAACTTCTTCTGTGC from Nostoc punctiforme PCC 73102 includes the following:
- a CDS encoding PDDEXK nuclease domain-containing protein; the protein is MSDLTVNDGSYQQLLDRIGECLALGQQRSFEQVNSVLVETYWQIGRYIVEFEQAGKERAEYGSKLLQVLSRDLKAAYGKGFSRSNLQYMRLFYLNYENCQTLSGKLSWSHYTELLAISDDLARSFYEQQCIQDRWSVRELKRQKDSALFERVALSKDRAEILALAKDGQRIESARDVVKDPYVFEFLDLPDRNYRESELENRLIAELEKFLLELGKGFAFIGQQYRITLNNTHFFVDLVFYHRILKCFVLIDLKTRAVSHQDIGQMNMYLNYFRAEENMEDDNEPIGIVLARDKDEILVEYAKGGISNQLFVSRYQLYLPDPEVLKQELKRLLSVNDG
- a CDS encoding tyrosine-type recombinase/integrase, translated to MRPPPPTRLPNKHYRSREYLTPSEVRSLLDAALERKARYAHRDYTLMLLMFRHGLRVGEAVGAKCGLRWDALMWAERQIFITREKGSDSGVHPLRDDELVLLKELREMLPDSKYIFVSERGEVMSTDAVRKLLGRLAAQAGLDIKVHCHMMRHACGYYLVNQGYNTREIQDFLGHRDIKHTEKYTKLNARRFLNFDWGDL
- a CDS encoding plasmid mobilization protein translates to MAEVKKSQKLSLRPGVQKTPVKDEAAAWVESRNAAETPSTTGTEEVNNGKSKRVTFEVTEAQHQEIKIRATKKGMTIKEYMIALVEEELKS
- a CDS encoding lichenicidin A2 family type 2 lantibiotic → MAKILISDLHSVGEKEVLLSELSDEEMATIQGGSNAPAEVLAVCAVGGAVLGGPAGFLGGAFVGAILATIVASQE